A window of Acidimicrobiales bacterium genomic DNA:
ACGACGGCCTGACCCGTCGGGGGAACTCCCCGGCCACCGGCGACGTTGACTCCACGAGCCCGACGACGCCGAGCTGGGAGGAGGTGGCGCGGCGGTACGGCGGGTTCCTCTACACCGTGGCCTACCGGCTGACGGGGGACGCCGACGACGCGCAGGACCTGGTCCAGGAGGTGCTGCTCCGGGTGCGCCGGGGGCTGGCCTCCTACCGACCGGGGACGATGGAGGGCTGGTTGAGCCGGATCACGACGAACGCCTTCCTGGACGAGGTGCGCCGGCGTCGTCGCCGCCCGGTCGAGGCGCTCGGGGACCGCGTCGACGAGCCCGGTGACCCCGCCCCCGGCGCGGACGAGGCGCTCGCCGCCACCACGCTCGGCGAGGACGTGCAGGCCGCCATCCGCCGCCTCCCGCCCGACCACCGCGCCGTCCTCGTGCTGTCCGACGTCGTCGGGCTCGGCTACACCGACATCGCCGACGCGCTGTCGATCCCCGTCGGCACCGTCCGCAGCCGCCTCCACCGGGCGAGGGCGAAGGTCAGGGCGCAGCTCGACGGGAGCGGGCGGTGAGCGGCCACCTCGGCGACGCGCTGAGCGGGCTGCTCGACGGCGAGCTGGGCGAGGCCGAGGCGGCCGACGCCCGCCGCCACCTCGAGCGGTGCGCCGCCTGCCGCGGCGAGCTGGCCGCCGTCGACGCCGCCCGCCGGGCGGTCCGAGCCCTGCCCATGCTCGCCCCGCCGCCCGGGCTGTTCGAGGTGCGCCGCCTGCCCTGGTGGCGTGGGCCGGCCGTCGGCACGGTGGCCGCCGCGGCCGCCGCCTGGCTGGTCGTGCTCGGCCTCGGCGCCGGCCCCGACCCCCGCACCGCGCCCGCCCTCGCCGGCCTGCTGGCCGGCCACCGGTCGGCGACGGCGTCGGTGGGCGCGCCGCTCGCCGGCGCGCTCGCCGTGCCCGTCACCACGCTCGGCGGCCCGCCGGGGACGGCGGCTGGACCGGGCGGCCCGTGGGCCGCGCCGGCGGCGATGGACGGCGGGTGGGTGCTGGCCGGCTCGGTCGACCGGGGCGACGCCGTCCAGCTCGTCTACACCGACGGCCGCCGGGACGTGTCCGTGTTCGAGCAGCGGGGCGACCTCGACTGGGGTGGCCTGCCGGCCGGCGGCCGGGTGGTCGAGGTGGCCGGGCGGCGGGTGTGGCTGGCCGACGCCGGCATCCACCGGGTGGCCGTGTTCGAGGAGGACGGGATCGTCGTCGCCGTCGTGGCCGACGGCCCGCCCGAGGCGGCGGCCGCCACGGCCGGCGTGGTGCCCCGCCCGGGGCGGGGGTCGTGGACGGACCGGGCCAGGCGGGCGGCCCAGGGCCTCGTCGACCTGTTCAGCCTGCGGGACTGACCCGCGGCCGGCGGGTCAGCCGACGACGGCGGCCAGCCGGCGGCGCTTCAGGATGCGGCGCCGCTCCCGCTCCGAGCAGCCGCCCCAGACGCCGTGGTCGATGCGGTGGGCGAGCGCGTACTCCAGGCACGGGGACTTGACCGGGCAGGTCGCGCAGATGCGCCGCGCCACCTCGACGCCGACCCCGTCGCTCGGGAAGAACCGGGAAGGGGACTCGTCCCGGCAGTTGCCCGTGGTCATCCAGCTCGTGTCCATGCACCGTCCCTTCCGATCTCCTCCCTTTCTACGGGCGAGGACGCCGTTTGGTTCCCTCCCGTCGCGGACTTGCCGATGGATCGTCATGGCCGAGCCGCC
This region includes:
- a CDS encoding sigma-70 family RNA polymerase sigma factor — translated: MARRYGGFLYTVAYRLTGDADDAQDLVQEVLLRVRRGLASYRPGTMEGWLSRITTNAFLDEVRRRRRRPVEALGDRVDEPGDPAPGADEALAATTLGEDVQAAIRRLPPDHRAVLVLSDVVGLGYTDIADALSIPVGTVRSRLHRARAKVRAQLDGSGR
- a CDS encoding zf-HC2 domain-containing protein, giving the protein MSGHLGDALSGLLDGELGEAEAADARRHLERCAACRGELAAVDAARRAVRALPMLAPPPGLFEVRRLPWWRGPAVGTVAAAAAAWLVVLGLGAGPDPRTAPALAGLLAGHRSATASVGAPLAGALAVPVTTLGGPPGTAAGPGGPWAAPAAMDGGWVLAGSVDRGDAVQLVYTDGRRDVSVFEQRGDLDWGGLPAGGRVVEVAGRRVWLADAGIHRVAVFEEDGIVVAVVADGPPEAAAATAGVVPRPGRGSWTDRARRAAQGLVDLFSLRD
- a CDS encoding WhiB family transcriptional regulator, coding for MDTSWMTTGNCRDESPSRFFPSDGVGVEVARRICATCPVKSPCLEYALAHRIDHGVWGGCSERERRRILKRRRLAAVVG